The Edaphobacter sp. 12200R-103 genome contains a region encoding:
- a CDS encoding L-ribulose-5-phosphate 4-epimerase, giving the protein MLERLKEATLEANLEVVRRGLVLYTFGNASGIDREQGLVVIKPSGVDYDVLKPEHMVVTDLSGRIVEGTLNPSSDLKTHIELYKAFPTIGAVVHTHSEHATSWAQAGREIPALGTTHADYFHGPVPCTRELTDDEINGDYVLNTGKAIIERFVGIDPLAVPGVLVAGHAPFVWGKDPHDAAHNAVVLEAVAKMAFMTVLLNSQCGVSSALLDRHYFRKHGAKATYGQRNSL; this is encoded by the coding sequence ATGCTGGAGAGATTGAAAGAAGCGACCCTTGAGGCCAATCTGGAAGTAGTTCGCCGGGGCCTGGTGCTGTATACCTTTGGGAACGCAAGCGGGATTGACCGGGAACAGGGCCTGGTCGTCATTAAACCAAGTGGAGTGGATTACGATGTCCTGAAGCCGGAGCACATGGTGGTCACCGATCTTTCGGGCAGGATCGTCGAGGGCACGCTCAATCCGTCGAGTGATCTGAAGACACACATCGAGCTTTACAAGGCATTTCCGACGATTGGTGCGGTCGTCCATACCCACAGTGAGCATGCGACCTCCTGGGCGCAGGCCGGACGGGAGATCCCGGCACTCGGCACCACACATGCGGACTACTTCCATGGTCCGGTTCCGTGCACGCGTGAGTTGACGGATGATGAGATCAACGGCGATTACGTTCTGAATACAGGCAAGGCAATTATCGAACGATTCGTGGGAATCGATCCTCTGGCTGTCCCAGGGGTTCTGGTAGCGGGGCACGCTCCGTTTGTCTGGGGAAAGGACCCTCACGACGCCGCGCACAATGCCGTGGTGCTGGAGGCAGTGGCGAAGATGGCGTTCATGACGGTTCTGCTGAACTCGCAGTGTGGCGTATCCAGCGCTCTGTTGGACCGGCACTACTTCCGCAAGCATGGCGCGAAGGCGACCTACGGACAGAGGAACTCACTTTAG
- a CDS encoding ribulokinase, whose product MAVVAGVDFGTLSVRVTLLDSERGRLGTAVANYPLHRRREDPDFATQSHADQMDALVKATREVLEQTGVRGEDVLAMALDTTGSSVVVVDSSLQPLDDYYLWCDHRAHREAQEITAKAHEMKLEAIDWCGGVYSHEWGWSKLLHWLRHADEAKRAKFATALEHCDMVAAVLTGVKSPDGVKRSVCAMGHKWMWNPKWGGLPSEEFLVAVDPLLKGVRERISGEYLTSDHIYGGLSEEWAAKMGLKAGIPIPVGAFDAHWDALGAGCKEGDVVNVVGTSTCIIAMAQETQLVPGVCGVVPGSVNPHLTGIEAGLSAVGDIFDGIARRAGTTVKDLAKGLEQYRAGQTGLLRLSWDNGDRTVLVNPELGGITLGWNLVHTAQDELFAAIEGTAFHTRIILERMAEHGVPVERVINGGGIPQNNTVLNQVYADVFNKPVLVPNGTPTSLGSAIIAFVAAGVFPSIEEAQRRLCLPFKTYAPEPKAAARYEQLYQLYRKLYFALGTGNAPGIPLGDILPELRRIAREAREEI is encoded by the coding sequence ATGGCTGTTGTAGCTGGTGTTGATTTTGGAACTCTCAGTGTGCGCGTGACCCTGCTCGATTCAGAGCGCGGTCGCCTGGGAACGGCGGTAGCCAATTATCCTCTGCATCGCAGGCGGGAGGATCCGGACTTTGCGACACAGTCACATGCTGACCAGATGGATGCCCTGGTGAAGGCGACACGCGAAGTGCTGGAGCAGACAGGCGTCCGTGGAGAAGACGTCCTCGCCATGGCGCTCGATACGACGGGATCGAGCGTGGTGGTGGTCGACTCCTCCCTGCAGCCTCTGGATGACTATTACCTGTGGTGCGATCACCGTGCTCATCGTGAGGCGCAGGAGATTACCGCCAAGGCCCACGAGATGAAGCTGGAGGCGATCGACTGGTGCGGCGGGGTCTACTCGCACGAGTGGGGGTGGTCCAAGCTGCTGCATTGGCTCCGTCACGCCGACGAAGCCAAACGCGCGAAGTTTGCGACTGCTCTGGAGCACTGCGACATGGTCGCTGCTGTTCTTACCGGAGTAAAGAGCCCTGACGGCGTGAAGCGAAGTGTATGCGCGATGGGCCATAAGTGGATGTGGAACCCGAAGTGGGGCGGTCTGCCCTCTGAGGAGTTCCTGGTCGCGGTCGATCCTCTTTTGAAAGGAGTCCGCGAGAGGATCAGTGGCGAGTATCTGACCTCCGATCATATCTATGGAGGGCTGAGTGAGGAGTGGGCCGCAAAAATGGGCCTCAAGGCCGGGATCCCCATTCCCGTCGGCGCCTTTGATGCTCATTGGGATGCGCTCGGAGCGGGATGCAAAGAGGGCGACGTCGTCAATGTGGTCGGCACTTCAACCTGCATCATCGCAATGGCGCAAGAGACGCAGTTGGTGCCAGGCGTCTGCGGAGTGGTTCCCGGGAGTGTGAATCCTCACCTTACAGGCATCGAAGCAGGGCTCTCGGCTGTTGGAGATATCTTCGACGGCATTGCACGTCGTGCGGGAACCACAGTCAAGGACCTGGCGAAGGGCCTGGAACAGTACCGCGCAGGGCAGACGGGGCTTCTGCGTTTGAGCTGGGATAACGGCGACCGTACGGTCCTGGTGAATCCTGAGCTTGGTGGAATCACGCTGGGGTGGAATCTGGTGCATACCGCCCAGGACGAGTTGTTCGCTGCAATCGAAGGCACGGCATTCCATACCCGCATCATTCTGGAGCGCATGGCCGAACATGGTGTCCCAGTGGAGAGGGTCATCAACGGAGGCGGGATCCCGCAGAACAACACCGTACTGAATCAGGTCTACGCCGATGTGTTCAACAAGCCAGTGCTGGTTCCGAACGGAACCCCGACGAGTCTCGGATCGGCAATCATAGCGTTTGTCGCGGCTGGGGTCTTTCCTTCTATCGAAGAGGCACAGCGCAGACTTTGTCTACCGTTCAAAACATATGCTCCGGAGCCGAAGGCCGCCGCCCGGTATGAGCAGCTGTACCAACTCTATCGGAAGTTATACTTCGCATTGGGTACAGGGAATGCGCCGGGTATTCCGCTGGGAGATATTCTTCCGGAGTTACGGCGCATTGCCAGGGAAGCCCGGGAAGAGATCTGA
- a CDS encoding MBL fold metallo-hydrolase, giving the protein MIHEILPVGLLQCNCSILGDEKTHEAIVVDPGDEIPRIQAILDRHGLKVKYIIITHAHIDHIAGAQKLKKLTGAPIYYNENDLPLVKMMDVQASWLQMPAPEVAPPDASLTEGQNISAGNIHGNILCTPGHTQGSVCLYVPDNSLLIAGDTLFAGSVGRTDLPGGDSRQLILSIHDKILTLPDETRVIPGHGPITTIGEEREENPFLQTL; this is encoded by the coding sequence ATGATCCACGAGATTCTTCCTGTCGGCCTGCTCCAGTGCAACTGCTCCATCCTCGGTGACGAGAAGACCCATGAAGCCATTGTGGTCGACCCCGGCGACGAAATCCCCCGGATTCAGGCGATCCTTGACCGCCACGGCCTGAAGGTCAAGTACATCATCATCACCCACGCCCACATCGATCACATTGCCGGAGCCCAGAAGCTCAAAAAGCTGACCGGAGCGCCCATCTATTACAACGAGAACGATCTTCCACTGGTCAAAATGATGGACGTCCAGGCATCCTGGCTGCAGATGCCCGCTCCCGAGGTCGCGCCCCCTGACGCCTCTCTGACGGAAGGCCAGAACATCTCAGCGGGTAATATTCACGGAAATATCCTCTGCACCCCCGGCCACACCCAGGGCAGCGTCTGCCTCTATGTCCCAGACAATTCCCTGTTGATTGCAGGCGATACCCTTTTCGCAGGCTCCGTCGGTCGAACCGATCTCCCCGGCGGCGACTCCCGCCAGCTTATCCTCTCCATCCATGACAAGATACTCACCCTGCCGGATGAGACGAGGGTAATCCCTGGCCACGGTCCCATCACCACAATCGGCGAAGAGCGCGAGGAAAATCCTTTTCTTCAAACCCTTTAG
- a CDS encoding TonB-dependent receptor produces the protein MQRKQAILSFLSVLLLVVCCAVSRAQTITGSINGTVTDPSGAVVPNAQVTATNVETNVATQTTTNNDGIYNIRFLQIGQYKVTITSAGFATSTYGPFSLETGQNAKIDGKLSLENQQQKVSVEAEVAPLINTENPTLATTLDTRAIENVPLVGRNLTAITMFLPGSVSTQPNSFVSNAAVSGPLSGNNPNGGSSSASVSVNGNRQQANQYLLDGMNINQTLDDIIGYVPNVDAIAQVQVISSNASAEYGNVNGGDVIYQTKSGTNNWHGSAFYFLGNYNLDANSWKNNFTHVAKNSYTRNLFGATFGGPILKDKLFFFVDYQGGRFHSGGTSTASVYTQKMRNGDFSELLDPQIVGTKTVQLYDATQPGLPAYANNQVPVVNPAAQYLFAHPELYPLPNFAPNAGTPTVNNYHGLQKQRNYGNQFDVKVDYRLSDKDSMFVRYSQMDSGQTTLSALPTSFNSAPTFPFRGVAINEVHTFSSSVINEFRAGYTRVQNNGAVTLDPTGAFGLNGNSLLGIPGGQPFAGFSALATGNSASPQAFSASNGSGDFTTIGNSNTGTNYTLNTFLYGDNLTWSKNRHTFKFGAQFLRQQQNNFYPGNDGSMGGFYYLGAGTARGTSGGYTGADFVLNRAGFVSVGGVSGPVGMRSWRSAYFAQDDWKVTPTLTLNLGVRYEFVQPIYEVNNKMSTIDPANPSVVLLAGSPQAKAAGFNRALVDPYYGSVMPRIGFAWQATPRLVVRGGYGIQNFMEGTGANLRMTTNLPFQGSYQASGLQSNTANGGTPGQFYTVQSGFGASSGTGGATGVVYNVWNKKIKPAFIGEYSLTLEYQVSNTASFQIGYVGESGAHLITANRRNQLAAPCVINGVVQAFPSGGSPQPAGCPKSPFQDTPGVGYTGNIRYTDSNAMMNYNALQASFRQRLSHGLQYTANYTYSHAMTNSLGFYGAPGIQNASAYAENVYNLGLDYGPTGQDVRNAINFNLVYDLPLGRGRKYGANMPLFLDEIVGGWKASLTGVAYSGFPVTFTANNNSQVNSGAQRPNHYRKLKIVNRSMHNWFGTDPSAIPCTTPGVDNGVCAYGQPAFGTFGNARVGAERAPGYQTFGASVTKDFTIWHEHQINFRADADNVFNHASWGNPARDITNLTNSGFGDILNQGTPIRSNPRQMQLSVKYHF, from the coding sequence ATGCAACGAAAACAGGCAATACTTAGTTTTCTGTCCGTCCTTCTCCTGGTCGTCTGTTGTGCTGTATCCAGGGCGCAGACGATCACGGGCAGTATCAACGGCACAGTAACTGACCCCTCGGGCGCCGTCGTTCCCAACGCCCAGGTCACGGCCACCAACGTTGAGACCAACGTCGCCACCCAGACCACGACCAATAACGACGGTATTTACAACATCCGCTTCCTCCAGATCGGACAGTACAAGGTGACGATCACGTCGGCGGGATTCGCCACGTCGACCTACGGTCCGTTCTCCCTGGAAACAGGTCAGAACGCCAAAATCGATGGCAAACTCAGCCTCGAGAACCAGCAGCAGAAGGTTTCGGTCGAAGCCGAAGTTGCTCCCCTCATCAACACCGAGAACCCCACCCTCGCGACGACGCTCGATACACGTGCTATTGAGAACGTTCCTCTCGTCGGCCGCAACCTGACCGCCATCACCATGTTCCTTCCCGGCTCGGTCAGCACCCAGCCCAACAGCTTCGTCAGCAATGCGGCCGTCTCCGGTCCGCTGAGCGGCAACAACCCCAACGGCGGCAGCAGCAGCGCCTCCGTCTCCGTCAACGGAAACCGCCAGCAGGCAAACCAATACCTTCTGGATGGTATGAACATCAACCAGACTCTGGACGACATCATCGGCTATGTTCCTAACGTCGATGCCATCGCCCAGGTCCAGGTCATCTCCTCCAATGCGAGCGCCGAGTACGGCAACGTCAACGGCGGCGACGTTATCTACCAGACCAAGAGCGGAACTAACAACTGGCATGGAAGCGCCTTCTACTTCCTCGGCAACTACAACCTCGATGCCAACAGCTGGAAGAACAACTTCACGCATGTTGCAAAAAACTCCTACACCCGCAACCTCTTCGGCGCAACCTTCGGCGGCCCCATTCTGAAGGACAAGCTCTTCTTCTTCGTCGACTATCAAGGCGGTCGCTTCCACTCCGGTGGTACATCCACGGCGAGCGTCTATACCCAGAAGATGCGCAATGGAGACTTCTCCGAACTCTTGGACCCCCAGATCGTGGGCACCAAGACCGTTCAGCTCTATGACGCCACCCAGCCTGGTCTTCCGGCCTACGCAAACAACCAGGTTCCCGTTGTCAACCCGGCCGCACAGTACCTCTTTGCGCACCCGGAGCTCTATCCGCTTCCTAACTTCGCTCCGAATGCCGGAACGCCCACGGTCAACAACTACCATGGCCTCCAAAAGCAGCGGAACTATGGCAACCAGTTTGATGTGAAGGTCGACTATAGGCTAAGCGACAAGGACAGCATGTTCGTTCGCTACTCCCAGATGGACAGCGGACAGACCACTCTGAGCGCCTTGCCGACCAGCTTCAACAGTGCCCCCACCTTCCCCTTCCGTGGTGTCGCAATCAACGAAGTTCACACCTTCAGCTCCTCGGTCATCAACGAGTTTCGTGCTGGCTACACCCGTGTTCAGAACAATGGAGCCGTCACGCTCGACCCCACAGGCGCCTTTGGTTTGAACGGCAATAGCCTCCTCGGCATCCCTGGCGGTCAGCCGTTTGCTGGCTTCTCTGCTTTGGCCACGGGTAACTCGGCCAGCCCACAGGCCTTCTCGGCTTCCAATGGATCAGGCGATTTCACGACCATCGGAAACTCCAACACAGGCACGAACTACACCCTCAACACCTTCCTCTACGGAGATAACCTGACCTGGTCCAAGAACCGGCACACCTTCAAGTTCGGTGCCCAGTTCCTGCGCCAGCAGCAGAACAACTTCTATCCGGGCAACGATGGCTCGATGGGAGGCTTCTACTACCTCGGCGCGGGAACCGCTCGCGGAACCAGTGGCGGATACACCGGAGCTGACTTCGTCCTCAACCGTGCTGGATTCGTCAGCGTAGGCGGCGTCTCCGGACCGGTCGGTATGCGCTCCTGGCGTAGTGCTTACTTCGCACAGGACGACTGGAAGGTCACCCCAACCCTTACCCTCAACCTCGGCGTTCGCTACGAGTTCGTTCAGCCGATCTATGAGGTCAACAACAAGATGTCAACGATCGATCCGGCCAATCCGTCAGTCGTTCTACTGGCTGGCTCTCCTCAGGCTAAGGCAGCTGGATTCAACCGTGCCCTCGTCGATCCTTACTACGGCAGCGTCATGCCCCGTATCGGCTTCGCCTGGCAGGCAACTCCTCGCCTGGTTGTGCGCGGTGGATATGGCATCCAGAACTTCATGGAAGGAACCGGTGCAAATCTTCGGATGACCACCAATCTACCCTTCCAGGGTTCCTATCAAGCCAGCGGCCTTCAGTCCAATACAGCCAATGGCGGAACTCCCGGACAGTTCTATACCGTACAGAGCGGATTCGGTGCTTCCAGCGGCACCGGCGGAGCAACCGGCGTCGTTTATAACGTCTGGAACAAGAAGATCAAGCCAGCCTTCATCGGAGAGTACAGCTTGACCCTCGAGTACCAGGTTAGCAATACGGCCTCTTTCCAGATCGGCTACGTGGGTGAGTCCGGAGCGCACCTCATCACTGCAAACCGGCGCAATCAGCTCGCAGCTCCATGCGTGATCAATGGAGTGGTTCAGGCATTCCCAAGCGGTGGTTCCCCGCAGCCTGCCGGATGCCCCAAGTCGCCTTTCCAGGACACCCCGGGTGTAGGCTACACGGGCAACATCCGTTATACCGACTCCAACGCAATGATGAACTACAACGCCCTGCAGGCGAGCTTCCGTCAGCGTCTGTCCCATGGTCTGCAGTACACCGCGAACTACACTTATAGCCACGCCATGACGAACAGCCTTGGCTTTTATGGAGCCCCTGGGATCCAGAACGCCAGCGCTTATGCCGAGAACGTCTACAACCTGGGCCTGGATTACGGTCCGACCGGCCAGGACGTTCGCAACGCCATCAACTTCAACCTCGTCTATGATCTTCCTCTGGGCCGTGGTCGCAAGTACGGTGCGAACATGCCTCTGTTCCTGGACGAGATTGTAGGTGGATGGAAGGCCAGCTTGACCGGTGTAGCCTATTCTGGCTTCCCTGTCACCTTCACCGCGAACAACAACTCTCAGGTTAACAGTGGCGCTCAGCGTCCCAACCACTATCGGAAGCTCAAGATCGTCAATCGTTCTATGCACAACTGGTTCGGAACCGATCCGTCAGCAATTCCCTGCACCACCCCGGGCGTCGACAATGGTGTCTGCGCCTATGGTCAACCGGCATTCGGCACCTTCGGCAACGCCCGCGTCGGAGCCGAGCGTGCACCTGGCTACCAGACCTTCGGAGCCTCGGTCACCAAGGACTTCACCATCTGGCACGAGCATCAGATCAACTTCCGAGCTGATGCCGACAACGTGTTCAACCACGCATCATGGGGCAATCCTGCAAGGGATATTACCAACCTGACCAACAGCGGGTTCGGCGACATTCTCAACCAGGGTACGCCGATCCGGTCCAACCCAAGGCAGATGCAGCTGTCGGTCAAGTACCACTTCTAA
- a CDS encoding FAD-binding oxidoreductase yields MFTTVSKQDPRYQALEKGNNRRWPASESESVRRIEICQSTDEVAEALQQAVRAGLRPTIRSGGHCYEDFVNNNPGGVLIDVSMLNDMDASGSGHTYKISPGTRLGDAYTRLYKEHNVTLPGGSCYGVGAGGHISGGGYGVLSRLHGLTVDWLSAVDILTVDASGKVVHRRVDKNKDADLFRACCGAGGNNFGLITAYYFDKLPPAPKQVANISMSFPWEDMTPERFETILTTYGHYLETRGKDPDTWGLFTFLGLSHRQSGRIGISAQFCNPDGTCNDLGPLKEFVEFFKPCKPLAAEPQYMERRHSPEAGNSPVRKGPNGTPEPCTDAHMSLASWYEATVRGGVGGGTRAKYKSCYMKRTFTSAETRTIYKHLTKEIPGVQLSGILAVDSYGGAVNRAELADLTSIPQRASVMKLQFQTYWQNPADDAVRLKWMHDFYSDLYSGPDVDEKHKGTPYWNQQYEGCYINYPDADMLAYPFWPQLYYGDQGLYPFLQGVKKRYDPNNIFHFSMSVRA; encoded by the coding sequence ATGTTTACCACCGTTTCAAAACAGGATCCGCGTTACCAGGCGCTTGAAAAGGGCAACAATCGCCGCTGGCCTGCCTCGGAGTCGGAATCTGTCAGGCGCATTGAGATTTGCCAGAGCACGGATGAGGTCGCTGAAGCCCTCCAGCAAGCAGTGCGCGCCGGTCTTCGTCCCACCATCCGCTCGGGCGGACATTGCTACGAGGATTTCGTCAACAACAATCCCGGCGGCGTCCTGATCGACGTCAGCATGCTGAACGATATGGATGCATCCGGAAGCGGCCACACCTACAAGATCAGCCCTGGAACCCGGCTCGGCGATGCCTACACTCGCCTCTATAAAGAGCACAACGTAACTTTGCCTGGCGGCTCCTGCTACGGTGTCGGTGCTGGCGGCCACATCTCCGGCGGCGGATACGGTGTTCTCAGCCGCCTGCATGGACTGACCGTCGACTGGCTCAGCGCCGTCGATATCCTAACCGTCGACGCCTCCGGGAAGGTGGTCCACCGCCGCGTCGACAAAAACAAGGATGCCGACCTCTTCCGCGCATGCTGCGGGGCCGGCGGAAACAACTTCGGCCTCATCACCGCCTATTACTTCGACAAGCTCCCTCCGGCACCCAAGCAGGTAGCCAACATCAGCATGTCTTTCCCCTGGGAAGACATGACTCCGGAGCGCTTCGAGACCATACTCACCACTTACGGACATTACCTCGAGACCCGCGGTAAGGATCCCGACACCTGGGGGTTGTTCACCTTTCTCGGGCTCTCCCACCGCCAGTCCGGACGCATCGGCATTTCCGCCCAGTTCTGCAATCCCGACGGCACCTGCAACGACCTTGGTCCGCTCAAGGAGTTCGTGGAGTTCTTCAAGCCCTGCAAGCCACTCGCAGCCGAGCCGCAGTATATGGAGCGCCGCCACTCCCCCGAGGCCGGCAACTCACCGGTCCGCAAGGGACCGAATGGCACGCCTGAGCCCTGCACCGATGCTCACATGAGCCTCGCCTCCTGGTATGAGGCCACGGTTCGCGGAGGCGTCGGCGGAGGCACGCGCGCCAAGTACAAGTCCTGTTACATGAAGCGGACCTTCACCTCGGCTGAGACTCGGACCATCTATAAGCACCTCACCAAAGAGATTCCCGGAGTCCAGTTGAGCGGAATTCTCGCCGTCGATTCTTACGGTGGTGCGGTCAACCGCGCTGAGTTGGCAGACCTCACCTCCATCCCCCAGCGCGCCTCGGTGATGAAGCTGCAGTTCCAGACTTATTGGCAGAACCCCGCCGATGACGCCGTACGCCTCAAGTGGATGCACGATTTCTACAGCGATCTCTACTCCGGGCCCGATGTTGACGAGAAGCACAAAGGAACCCCCTACTGGAACCAGCAATATGAGGGTTGCTATATCAACTATCCGGACGCCGATATGCTCGCCTACCCCTTCTGGCCTCAGCTTTATTATGGCGATCAGGGACTTTACCCCTTCCTTCAGGGGGTCAAAAAGCGTTACGATCCGAATAATATCTTTCACTTCTCGATGTCAGTCCGCGCATAA
- the secG gene encoding preprotein translocase subunit SecG, with protein sequence MLIALVIIHVLVSIFIVGIILVQQGKSADLAAAFGGQGSQTAFGPRGAANLLTRLTTYSAIVFMLTSIGLTILLSRSSEHSVLSGHPTTQQQQSTPAKK encoded by the coding sequence ATGCTTATCGCTCTCGTCATCATCCATGTCCTGGTCTCCATCTTTATCGTTGGGATCATCCTGGTCCAGCAGGGCAAATCGGCCGATCTCGCTGCTGCCTTCGGTGGCCAGGGTTCACAGACCGCCTTTGGACCGCGAGGAGCTGCCAACCTTCTCACCCGGCTTACCACTTACTCTGCCATCGTCTTCATGCTGACTTCGATCGGCCTTACGATCCTGCTCTCGCGCTCCTCCGAGCACTCGGTGCTCTCGGGCCACCCCACCACTCAGCAGCAGCAGAGCACACCCGCAAAGAAGTAG
- a CDS encoding APC family permease — protein sequence MPLTKSEAARSSGSVKKLRLIPLLAATYFMVSGGPYDLEDIIGFGGYGHALWLLLLLPFFWSFPTALMLGELAAAVPAEGGFYAWVRRAMGPFWGFQEAWLSLSASVFDMAIYPTTFVLYLEHLAPSLTRGHRGLFLELAVVAVAVLWNLRGAAAVGEGSVRLWLVAISPFLILIGSAVYAGLHASTGQFGGHASLAAPHGKAFSTAILVAMWNYMGWDNATTIANEVENPQRNYPRVILLAAVMVMLTYIVPIAAVAWAGIPAERFSTGAWVDAGNILGGTLLAGAIVVAGSLDDFGTFSNLTLSYTRLPHALAEDGFLPAVFTKRLANGAPWVSVIACGICWALALGFSFERLITIDLVLYGLSMILEFAALILLRRNEPSLPRPFRIPGPNWVPILLGLSPAALTAYALYAAHTEIVMGIPALTFSLLIAAAGLPLYFVTKPARKRRVAASLGNEIPPNPEQK from the coding sequence ATGCCCCTCACAAAGTCCGAGGCAGCCCGATCCAGCGGCAGTGTAAAAAAGCTTCGTCTCATCCCGCTGCTCGCCGCGACCTACTTTATGGTCTCGGGCGGCCCATACGATCTCGAAGACATCATCGGCTTCGGTGGATATGGTCATGCTCTATGGCTGCTCTTGCTGCTTCCCTTCTTCTGGAGCTTCCCCACCGCCCTGATGCTGGGCGAACTCGCCGCCGCCGTGCCAGCCGAAGGCGGCTTCTACGCCTGGGTGCGCCGTGCCATGGGGCCGTTCTGGGGATTTCAGGAGGCATGGCTCTCACTCTCCGCTTCGGTCTTCGACATGGCGATCTACCCCACCACGTTCGTGCTCTACCTGGAGCACCTCGCCCCTTCCCTTACGCGAGGGCATCGCGGCCTTTTTCTCGAGCTTGCCGTCGTAGCAGTCGCCGTCCTCTGGAACCTCCGCGGCGCAGCTGCCGTGGGCGAAGGCTCAGTGCGGCTCTGGCTGGTGGCCATCTCGCCTTTTCTCATCCTCATCGGGAGCGCCGTCTATGCCGGACTGCACGCTTCGACAGGGCAGTTTGGAGGACACGCGAGCCTCGCTGCGCCACATGGCAAAGCATTCTCGACCGCAATCCTGGTCGCTATGTGGAACTACATGGGCTGGGACAACGCCACCACCATCGCCAACGAGGTCGAAAATCCGCAGCGCAACTATCCCCGCGTCATTCTGCTGGCAGCCGTGATGGTGATGCTCACATACATCGTTCCCATCGCCGCCGTAGCCTGGGCTGGCATTCCTGCGGAACGTTTCTCGACCGGAGCCTGGGTCGATGCCGGAAACATCCTCGGCGGAACCCTGCTCGCCGGCGCCATCGTCGTCGCCGGCTCGCTCGATGACTTCGGAACCTTTAGCAATCTGACTCTCTCGTACACGCGCCTTCCCCACGCTCTGGCAGAAGACGGTTTCCTCCCCGCCGTCTTCACAAAGAGGCTGGCCAACGGCGCTCCCTGGGTCTCGGTCATCGCCTGCGGAATCTGTTGGGCGCTCGCGCTGGGATTTTCCTTCGAGCGCCTGATTACGATCGACCTGGTCCTGTACGGACTCTCCATGATTCTGGAGTTTGCCGCCCTCATTCTGCTGCGTCGCAATGAACCGTCTCTTCCCCGCCCCTTCAGGATCCCGGGGCCGAACTGGGTGCCCATTCTTCTGGGACTGAGCCCGGCGGCCTTGACTGCGTACGCCCTCTACGCCGCCCACACTGAAATCGTCATGGGGATCCCGGCTCTTACTTTCTCTCTTCTTATCGCCGCTGCAGGCCTTCCTCTTTATTTCGTCACAAAACCGGCGCGAAAAAGAAGAGTTGCCGCATCATTAGGCAACGAGATTCCTCCTAATCCTGAGCAGAAATAA